A genome region from Yoonia vestfoldensis includes the following:
- a CDS encoding HAD-IA family hydrolase: MRSVIFDLDGTLADTSGDLIAAANTCFRDLGLGDMLDPATDAATALCGGRAMLRLGFSRLQGIDEDEVDRQYPLLLEAYTQAIDIHTVLYPGAMEAVMALKSSGYAVGIATNKPAALAEALMRSLGVRDHFASLIGADTLKVRKPDPAHHIEAVLRAGGDPARSLLVGDTVTDRDTARNAGVPSVLVSFGQGRETVLALQADAIIDDFADLPGVVARLIG, encoded by the coding sequence ATGCGCAGTGTGATTTTCGACCTCGACGGCACGCTTGCCGATACCAGCGGCGACCTGATCGCCGCCGCCAATACCTGTTTCCGCGATCTGGGACTGGGTGACATGCTTGACCCCGCGACCGATGCCGCGACCGCCCTTTGCGGTGGGCGGGCCATGCTGCGGCTGGGGTTTTCGCGGCTGCAAGGCATCGACGAAGACGAGGTGGATCGCCAATATCCCCTGCTGCTAGAGGCTTATACCCAGGCCATCGACATCCATACTGTGCTGTATCCCGGCGCGATGGAGGCGGTGATGGCCCTGAAATCCAGCGGTTACGCCGTCGGCATCGCCACCAATAAACCCGCCGCCCTGGCCGAGGCGCTGATGCGCAGTCTGGGCGTGCGCGACCATTTCGCATCGCTGATCGGGGCCGATACGCTCAAAGTGCGCAAACCTGACCCCGCGCATCATATCGAGGCGGTTTTGCGCGCAGGTGGCGACCCCGCGCGATCCTTGCTGGTGGGCGATACGGTCACCGATCGCGACACGGCGCGCAATGCGGGCGTGCCATCGGTGCTGGTCAGCTTCGGGCAGGGCAGAGAAACGGTGCTGGCGTTGCAGGCCGACGCGATCATTGACGATTTCGCGGACCTGCCCGGTGTTGTGGCACGGCTGATCGGATAG
- the glmS gene encoding glutamine--fructose-6-phosphate transaminase (isomerizing) yields the protein MCGIVGVLGNHEAAPLLVEALKRLEYRGYDSAGIATINGATLDRRRAVGKLVNLSDLLVHDPLAGKAGIGHTRWATHGAPNAGNAHPHKSGAVAVVHNGIIENFRELRADLAAHGIAHETDTDTETVALLANHYISEGLSPADAAKATIARLHGAYALCFLFEGHDDLLIAARKGSPLAIGHGDGEMFVGSDAIALAPMTDRITYLEEGDFAIVTRASLEIRDAAGKLANRDLRQIHIDAAQVDKGGYKHFMAKEIAEQPQVLQGALNHYINADATAMTLPQGLDFTAVNRLTMVACGTAFYACMVAKYWFEQLAGLPVEVDVASEFRYREPPVTDGTMAIFVSQSGETADTLAALRYMAGKAMQIVSVVNVPESSIARESDVALPILAGVEIGVASTKAFTCQLTTLATLVLHAARQRGRIDDAALADKLAALRALPGLMNTALGIEDRTVALSRDLAEARDILFLGRGAMYPLALEGALKLKEISYIHAEAYASGELKHGPIALVDPHVPVIVMAPRDSLFEKTVSNMQEVMARGGKVLLITDSQGAAEAGDGVWQVLLMPSIDPFLAPILYALPAQLLAYHTAIAKGTDVDQPRNLAKSVTVE from the coding sequence ATGTGCGGTATTGTTGGCGTTCTGGGCAATCATGAAGCCGCCCCCCTGCTGGTCGAGGCGCTGAAGCGGCTGGAATATCGCGGCTATGACAGCGCGGGCATCGCCACAATCAACGGCGCAACGCTGGACCGCCGCCGGGCCGTGGGCAAGCTGGTGAACTTGTCCGATCTGCTGGTCCATGACCCGCTGGCGGGCAAGGCGGGCATCGGCCATACCCGCTGGGCCACCCATGGCGCGCCGAACGCAGGCAATGCGCATCCGCATAAATCGGGCGCTGTCGCGGTCGTGCATAACGGGATCATCGAGAATTTCCGCGAACTCCGCGCCGATCTGGCCGCCCATGGCATCGCGCATGAAACCGATACCGATACCGAAACCGTGGCCTTGCTGGCCAATCATTATATCAGCGAGGGTCTGTCGCCCGCCGATGCCGCCAAGGCCACCATCGCGCGGCTGCACGGGGCCTATGCTTTGTGTTTCCTGTTCGAAGGCCATGACGATCTGCTGATCGCCGCGCGCAAAGGATCGCCGCTTGCCATCGGGCATGGTGATGGCGAGATGTTCGTGGGATCAGATGCCATTGCGCTGGCACCGATGACCGACCGGATCACCTATCTCGAAGAAGGCGATTTTGCCATCGTCACGCGCGCCAGCCTGGAAATCCGCGATGCGGCGGGCAAGCTTGCCAATCGTGACCTGCGCCAGATCCATATCGACGCGGCACAGGTGGACAAGGGCGGCTATAAGCATTTCATGGCCAAGGAAATCGCCGAACAGCCACAAGTGCTGCAAGGCGCGTTGAACCATTACATCAACGCCGATGCGACCGCCATGACCCTGCCCCAAGGCTTGGATTTCACCGCCGTGAACCGGCTGACCATGGTCGCCTGCGGCACGGCCTTTTACGCCTGTATGGTGGCGAAATATTGGTTCGAGCAGCTGGCGGGCCTGCCGGTCGAGGTCGATGTCGCCTCCGAATTCCGCTATCGCGAACCGCCGGTGACGGATGGCACCATGGCGATCTTTGTCAGCCAATCGGGGGAAACGGCGGATACGCTTGCCGCGCTGCGCTATATGGCGGGCAAGGCGATGCAAATCGTCTCGGTCGTCAATGTCCCCGAAAGCAGCATCGCGCGCGAAAGCGATGTCGCGCTGCCGATCCTTGCGGGGGTGGAAATCGGCGTCGCCTCGACCAAGGCGTTCACCTGCCAGCTGACGACGCTGGCCACGCTGGTGCTGCATGCCGCGCGTCAGCGGGGCCGGATCGACGATGCCGCCCTTGCGGATAAACTGGCCGCTTTGCGTGCCTTGCCGGGGTTGATGAATACCGCGCTTGGGATCGAGGATCGCACCGTCGCACTGTCCCGCGATCTGGCCGAGGCGCGCGATATCCTGTTTCTGGGGCGCGGGGCGATGTATCCGCTTGCGCTGGAAGGCGCGTTAAAACTGAAAGAAATCAGTTATATACATGCCGAAGCTTATGCATCGGGAGAGTTGAAACACGGCCCCATCGCGCTGGTCGATCCGCATGTGCCGGTGATCGTCATGGCGCCGCGCGACAGCCTGTTCGAAAAGACCGTGTCGAATATGCAAGAAGTCATGGCGCGCGGCGGCAAGGTCTTGTTGATCACCGACAGCCAAGGCGCGGCAGAGGCAGGCGACGGCGTCTGGCAGGTGCTGTTGATGCCCAGCATCGACCCTTTCCTTGCGCCGATCCTTTATGCGCTGCCTGCGCAGCTGCTGGCCTATCACACGGCCATCGCCAAGGGGACGGATGTGGACCAACCGCGCAACCTTGCGAAATCGGTGACAGTGGAATGA
- the glmU gene encoding bifunctional UDP-N-acetylglucosamine diphosphorylase/glucosamine-1-phosphate N-acetyltransferase GlmU → MANAVIILGAGLGTRMNSDLPKVLHPIAGAPMLVHAMQAAMVLDPLRCVVVAGYEAAQVEKAALAHDPDVTVVVQGEQLGTGHAVAQAQAALADFDGDALVLYGDTPFIRPDTLEAMIEARQSHDIVVLGFEAEEPGRYGRLIVKDGQLDRIVEYKDASEDERAVTLCNSGVIAADCATLFDLVAAIGNDNAAGEYYLTDIIAIARARGLTATVVECAEAETLGINSRFELAQAEAVFQNAARMTALDDGVTLVAPETVYFAYDTVIGRDAVIEPNVVFGPGVTVESGAMIRAFSHLEGCHVSRGAIVGPYARLRPGAELAENTRIGNFVEVKNAVIAEGAKVNHLSYIGDAEIGPRSNIGAGTITCNYDGVSKHQTSIGADVFIGSNTMLVAPVNVGDAAMTASGSVITRDVPPGDLAVARARQDNKAGFALRLFEKLRAQKTKGQ, encoded by the coding sequence ATGGCAAACGCAGTGATTATTCTTGGCGCGGGGCTTGGCACGCGGATGAATTCGGACCTGCCCAAGGTGCTGCACCCGATCGCGGGCGCGCCGATGCTGGTGCATGCGATGCAGGCCGCGATGGTGCTGGACCCCCTGCGCTGCGTGGTTGTGGCGGGGTATGAGGCCGCACAGGTCGAAAAGGCCGCGTTGGCCCATGATCCCGATGTGACGGTCGTGGTGCAGGGTGAACAGCTGGGCACGGGCCATGCGGTGGCGCAGGCGCAGGCAGCGCTGGCGGATTTCGACGGCGATGCGCTGGTGCTTTATGGCGACACGCCCTTCATCCGCCCCGATACGCTGGAAGCGATGATCGAGGCGCGCCAGAGTCATGACATCGTCGTGCTGGGCTTCGAGGCGGAAGAGCCGGGGCGCTATGGCCGCTTGATCGTGAAAGATGGCCAGCTGGACCGGATCGTCGAATACAAAGACGCGAGTGAGGATGAACGCGCCGTGACCCTGTGCAATTCGGGTGTCATCGCCGCCGATTGTGCCACGCTGTTCGATCTGGTCGCCGCTATCGGCAATGACAATGCGGCGGGCGAATATTACCTGACCGATATCATCGCCATCGCGCGGGCGCGCGGATTGACCGCTACCGTGGTCGAATGCGCCGAGGCGGAAACGCTTGGCATCAATTCGCGGTTTGAACTCGCACAGGCAGAGGCCGTTTTCCAAAACGCAGCCCGGATGACAGCGCTTGACGATGGCGTCACGCTCGTGGCCCCCGAAACCGTCTATTTCGCCTATGACACCGTGATCGGGCGTGATGCGGTGATTGAACCCAATGTGGTCTTTGGCCCCGGTGTAACGGTCGAATCCGGTGCCATGATCCGCGCCTTTTCGCATCTCGAAGGGTGCCATGTATCGCGCGGGGCCATCGTCGGCCCCTATGCCCGCCTGCGCCCCGGTGCGGAACTGGCCGAAAACACCCGCATCGGCAATTTCGTCGAGGTCAAGAATGCCGTGATTGCCGAAGGGGCCAAGGTCAACCACCTATCCTATATCGGCGATGCCGAGATCGGGCCGCGCAGCAATATCGGCGCGGGCACGATCACCTGCAATTATGACGGGGTCTCCAAGCATCAGACCAGCATTGGCGCGGATGTCTTCATCGGATCGAACACAATGCTCGTTGCCCCCGTCAATGTGGGCGACGCGGCGATGACCGCCAGCGGATCGGTCATCACCCGCGATGTGCCGCCGGGCGATCTGGCGGTGGCACGCGCGCGGCAGGACAATAAGGCAGGATTTGCCCTGCGGCTGTTCGAAAAGCTGCGCGCGCAAAAGACGAAGGGTCAGTAA